One window of Trifolium pratense cultivar HEN17-A07 linkage group LG5, ARS_RC_1.1, whole genome shotgun sequence genomic DNA carries:
- the LOC123884289 gene encoding uncharacterized protein LOC123884289: MANSEMKNIVMITVMTMAVIIFGLTNAGDAPPPTKNPIGEIICIGKCAFTCKDQLSNFSAYLACVVGCGLTCQNTFSEVAYECTTSCAYSKSNNANIDARNINAIVNSCMETCKNN; encoded by the exons ATGGCAAATAGtgagatgaaaaatattgttatgATTACAGTCATGACTATGGCAGTGATTATATTTGGTTTGACAAATGCCGGTGATGCTCCTCCACCAACAAAAAATCCCATCGGGGAAATCATCTGCATTGGCAAGTGTGCTTTCACCTGTAAAGATCAATTAAGTAATTTTTCAGCTTATCTAGCTTGTGTTGTAGGTTGTGGATTAACGTGCCAAAACACATTCTCTGAAGTTGCATATGAATGTACAACAAGTTGTGCTTATTCCAAGTCCAATAATGCTAATATTG ATGCTCGTAATATTAACGCAATTGTGAATTCTTGCATGGAAACCTGCAAGAACAACTaa